tttgttggacagaaacttacggtctattaaatttcttattcctgatctagatattaatctctggcaccgtcgttcaattagttcattatgcatgttgcataagatttttcataactctgaccatcttttacattcagatctccctggacaattctatcctgttcgtaatactaggcaggcagttaattctaatagccaggccttctccatcacgagactcaatactacgcagtactctagaagttttattccagctgttaccaagttgtggaatgatcttcctaatcgggtggttgaatcagtagaacttcaaaagttcaaagttggagcaaatgcttttttgttgaccaggcggacatgagtctttttatagtttatttatgacatatttgtttttgatgctgttaatagtttatatatgacatgtctgttttgacgttgttactgtttttagaatgatttattgttaatttgttctcttcatttatttatttccttatttcctttcctcactgggctatttttccctgttggaacccctgggcttatagcatcttgcttttccaactagggttgtagcttggatagtaataataataataataataatagtaagatgctacaagcccaaggggtccaaccgagaaaaatagccaagtgaggagaggaaataatacAACTACAAGAGGAGTGATagatattgaaaacaaaatatactaACCTTGTTCATAAATTTTGAATGAAACTACGTGGCGTGTAAGTCCTTTCAGATGACGCTTATGTTAATGAACTAAATAACCATGGCTTTCATACTCGAAATAGCTGCCATCAGAAGCATACGTGTTTCATAAACACATTTGATGGGATTTATCTTTCCACGAATCACACTGGTTTCGTTGTAAACATCAATTCTATCAATCGGGATGTTTTTAGTGAAGAGTTGATCGGTTACCTAACCTTCTGGTTAGGTAAAGGTAGGCATGTTGTTGGTGTTATGCTTTCAGAACTTGACGGCTATGACCTTTGGTCTATGAGTATCTATTGTCTTTATATTAGAAATATCCTTTTCATAATGATAATTGAGATTTTAAAATAGGCTATATtctatgtaaataaaaacaacatgCAATGGGATAATAAGTTTATTTGGTAATTCTATAGATAACATCTACTTATATGATACAAAATTACATTTCTTATGTACATCCCTGACATTtttaatagctatatatatacatggaatgtAGCTTGCATCACAATGAGTAAAGAAAGCCATGGATTTTCTGATGGCGTTcaagtacctttttttttctttttccaattgaATATTTTCAAGACCCAATATTGCATCGCCCCTTCTTCTCATAAGTATAAGTACGAGGTGGAAAGTTTCTTTCTTTcccaccccaccctctctctctctctctctctctctctctctctctctctctctctctctctctctctctctctgccctgacCTTGCCACTGCCTGAAAAACACAGTAGTAGCACCATTATCTTGCACTAGACTAAACACATCAACTGCAGCTGGAACGATGCATTCCCCAACGCACATAATATTCAACAATACAGACTGTAATGTAAGACGAaacaacactgagagagagagagagagagagagagagagagagagagaaagagagatgcatCCTCTCGTTGCATCCCTGAACAACCTCAATTCATTTAATTTGTTTCGTATGGTTATCTATAAAGCATATGCTGTACCATCACTGCCAGAAAAAAAAGAGTGGAATGATCCTCATATTAGTTTACATAGATCGGAAGTCTGTTTCGTCGCCTTCCATTAAAACGACAACAGTGTCTGGTATAGATGGCAAAACACTGAACTTAAGACAAAAAAATTTATCCTATATAAATAGCTATATCAAAACCCCATTTAACATTACGTAATTATTTATATACTATCTTGTATTACTTcaacaacttgaaaataaaaaataagatatctgTAAgttacatttacaaaaaaaaaaaagaaaaatccgaaAAGGTTTCAAGTGCTTATGTAAAATTTCTAATGCCAAATAACCTGAGAAACTATTTACTACTGACTTCTTGCCTTTCAGTTATTTTAGCTTTATGGCGAAGTTTTGTTAAATACAGTTCATTTGCCGAAGAGGGtaataaaaattatcatggctGACATATTACCATTAAAAAATAATCACAACATTGCTTAATTTCTTAGCATTTTGCTGAAGGTATGAAATAGTAGTCTTGATTAGGGCAGCTTATGCATTTTATCAGTAAATCGACCCCCTCAACAATGAAGAAAGTTCATCCGAGAACTGTGATTCgagaaaaaaagtataaatattaaAACTTTTACAGAATATCTGATGTGATCTACAGACGATTGTTTGTAGTATGTGTGTAACAGTGCACAGAAAATACATCAAAAGATCTCTATTTTTTCCTCTTCAAAATTCTAAAAAGCTGTAGCGAAATTATGTATTTCACTCAAGACATTTCTAATGCCTTGAATATACTGTTATCTGCATTGTCTAgcagaacatatatatttcatctttcgCAGAATGCACATTTTCTTAGTAAATTTATAATAGTAAAACAAATACTATATCGATGTTCAAAAGGGAGACTTCCAAGAAACCTTGAAACTGAAATGGTTACATTAACACCAAGAACATTTCATTTGAAGGAAAAACTCATAGTAAGATAAAACAGGACGATTGCACTGCAATGCCTCCTTCTAAAGCTACAGTTAGTATCATCATTTTGAAAGCATGAAAAGTTTCAAGTGGTCAAGGAAAAATAAGTTATCACTTCCCATGATGCATGACTTATACAAATGGTTGCAGAAGAATTGCAGGTATAAATAAGGTTATCAAGAAAATGCTAGTGGTTAGGAAATTCCTACTGGTATGAATGTCTCTGTTTTGTAAATATACGTCATAATAAATCGTTCaaagaattttgaaaaattacaTTTAAGTTTAGTATGTGCACATGTGACCCCATAAAAGTACGCATAAATCATTATCAAGGCATAAACTTAGGACGTAAGAGAGTTAATGACAAcatgaaagtaaaatataaatagaagaataaTGGAACTAAAAGAagtgccctttctcctcctacaaTTATTCTTGTGCATTCCAAAGAAAAATCCCACTTTGATATAAATTTATTTGCAGGTTAAGAGACGAAATAAGCACATTTAATTCCGCAATAAACGAAACAAGTACATGTAATTCCACGCTGTATTACCATTTATCGAAATCAAATCTCTATAAATGGTAGCCTTTAATCAGCATTGTTCCAGGCAAGGAGTATAGCTAAAGAATTAGTCAGTAAAAGGAACTTTTGAATAAGAACTTTCTCTAAGAACGATTCTATTGGCAATGTAAAAATAGTACCAAATAAGTTGCGTACTGTATAATCCGAGAtcatgaaagaaaattaaactttGACATTTTATCCTTACTAAAAATGTAAGCACCAACTTTTCTAGGTACAAAAAATAATAACACTGAGAACACTGTTAAAGCATTACAACGTAATTAATGTACTCGGCTGTTTGTAAAAGTAAACCTATTTTGAATAAGTTCTCATGGGAACTGCATGAATTTGATCGTAATAATGTACAGAAGACACCACGTAAAGTGGCCAGAATGATTTCTTAAGACAACGTCTTGCATTAGGATAACGGCTGCATCACCTACTCGCTATTCCTTGTTAACCCTATGAATTATCAGGATGAGAAAGATCACATGGATGTTTAACAACatataaagaaatgaatatatcgctgaataataaataataacattaatgaatgAGAAACAATAAAAATGCCTTTTCTAATACTTTTAAGGACCATAAAATAATAGCAGCCAGTATGAAGATCTGATTTGCAGCTAAGCTACATCAGCTAATATTCAGCCCTTCAATTTCAAAGTAACCTCCTTTCGCACTGTATAAAAGTATAGTGTATAACATGTTAAAATTATATATCATGCTTAATTATCATACATAAAcgtcataaaaaaaactttaacctaaTGGAAACTCAAAAGTTTATAAAGCCTAAATTTTTTAACTGCATAAACCTCGAAAACTCTTATAAAAAAGCAGCTTTTCGTAACTAAAATCGGGAAATTGAGAATTCCTAAGGGATAAACAGCTACTCAACTTACTAGACTTAATATTCTGTTCTCCATGTCATTCAATCAACTCTATGATCATGTACAAGGCTAGAAAATGTCATCAACTTTTCGTTATGGAACGAGAACTTTCACACAGAACAGAAGGGAGCCCCAGGTGTTCCAAGGGAAGAACCACACATAGTATTTTATGGACTAGCACAAAATCTGTGTCAGTTCTACCTGAGTCTAGTAGGCAAAGCTGGGAAATGGATGGGAGCTTATAGTGGACTGCATAATCTGTGAAGTAAAGCTATCCTTCAGTTTTATCTAAGTTGCAATAAAACAGGATAGAACTACATAACAGCATTggcatataatatactgtatatggcactCTTCCGTCAATTCTCTACTTAATGAATCGATCAAATTCTCACTTAGCCACGCTGCATTTATATTAAGGGCCCTTGTATAAATTATTAATGCTAAgtttaaaaaaatgttttaaaataccTGTTATACATTACTAAATGTTTTCTTTAATGACTACATATCTTATGGCTTCGCCATTCCAAGACATTCATCTCCTTTCACAACAAATATCCAAATGGATAAAGTGATTATTTGCTTTTAACATTAGCGAACACTGTTGACCTTAAGCACAGTATTATAAATACCTGGTAATCCACCAACAATGTAACAGTTTAAGTCTTGCTTTGCTTAAGATAAGATTGTGACAAATTTTTATAACACTAGAATGTTACTGGGATCTTAtctgaataaaatgtgataatctATACATGGGCTGCCTTAACTTAAGTATTTTGAATACTAAATAGGTTGCTTTTAAAAGAAATAACTGGCATTTACATATCTCTGACTCTCTTAAAAAGCTTAAAAACAGCTGGCCTAGCTACATTAAAACAGAATTAGCATcacatataaatactttatataaagaTCCTAGACCCAGAGTCTGGGATAGATGCTAGCTAAGGCCCAATCTTGTGATTCACTACAGGAGAGATTTGCAGTTTAATTATACAGTTATAACAactatatgtaatttatatgtcaTTCAAGTtcagatatacataatatacaattaAAATGCATACAATATCTAATTCAAAATGTAGCCTTCACATTCTAGGGGTTGTGTGTTATAGTTACACTATAAGATTACCATAAGGTGAGTTCATACAGCAAATACTGAAAAATTCAAACTCACTGGAGATCCAATCCATTCTCAAACATTTTATCAAAACATTTTGTTTGGATTAGCGAGAATCTTTCACTATCACgagaatttttcttttcctttaacgACAAGGAAGTTTGAACTTCACTGGACTAGTAACAAAAGAGCAAATCAGAGACAGAAGAGGCAAACAAGAAAGCACTTTTGCGTTAGTGCAGATGTCGCACGCATTCCTAACTGTAATCACACAGAGGAAAGGGACCTACTGTATATGGTAATCTAGATCAAATGAAGGTTCACAGTCATCGGGCTGTGTTTAGAATACAACAATCTGCTACAGTTTTGTAGCATCTAGATTCTGGAGCGAGTCTTTGTCTTCAGAATACCCACTTTCTTCACTGATGTTGTCCCCATCCATATGGACCATCTTACCAGGTCCACTACTTTCATTAATTATTGAACGATCCTCATTCATAATATGGTCACTTTCACTCATGAGATGTTCCTGTTCCACCGCAACATCACAGGGGTCACTACAAGCTCCACATGAAGAACTACATGAATCACAATGCGACCCAAGAGACTCGGGCTGATCTGAAGTAAGAGATTCTTCTGTTGGTGCAACAAAGCTTAACTTACGAGTGAGGGAGGCAAGGAGTCCCAGATCCTCTCCTCCACAGTTATTCACTACTCCATTTTTACCACCCCCTTCCACTCCTCCAGGCTCTGCAGCAACCACTAAGGCTTCGTGCTTTGACTGTTCGGTAAGAGGCGAGAGTGAAGGTACTGGGCAATACAAGAGAGTATCGGAGTGACGGAATGCAGAGGAGTAATGTGAAGAGCCATCAAACTCATCATCGAGACCATAGTTGTCCTGTCCTGCACTGGCTGCCTCACTACTCGAATCATAGTCTACGACAATGTCAGATATCGTTTCAGACACAGTGCTGGAACCTCCTCCATCTTCCTCTGGCCGAAGGTGAACTGAAGCTCCTTCTATGGCATCGATATCTTCGTCGTCACTGTGGCCCatgtcctcctcatcctcctcttcaaTACTCTCCTCAATTGCCCCTAATTTTGGTGCACTCTTTGACCGTTCAAGAGGAGGCCTATAGTTTGCTGCCCCCGTTGACAAAAGCAGTCGGCGTCGCGGGATGGATGCTGAGTCGTATATGGCATGCATGAGGGAGAGACGAGCATTCTGTCGCACAACCTTTTCTCGTCGGAACTCCTGTAGAGCAGAGGCTAAACGTACCCTCAGCTGCGCTGCCATAGCCTGAAATATAGAGAGTGGTTTTAGTTTTGAATGCGGTTTTTATTACTCTGAATATACGCTTCACCAACGGAAAGAAGTAAACATTTTTAACCGGGAAGTGTAAATGAAATTAAACATGTGACAAAATCACATATTCAAGCTTTTCGATCCTATACACCCaataaacaacaaaataatataAGGTTATTT
The genomic region above belongs to Palaemon carinicauda isolate YSFRI2023 chromosome 45, ASM3689809v2, whole genome shotgun sequence and contains:
- the LOC137634810 gene encoding protein FAM43A; the protein is MPNMNLKKLWRKKSVTITEYDPTYKVVYLGNVLTGWAKGDGCVDKPLATLWRNYCQSNRQDISMKVTICGAGLRAVTHEHGLTEYWAHRVTYCAAHPAYPRVFCWVYRHEGRRLKQELRCHAVLCPKNEKAEAMAAQLRVRLASALQEFRREKVVRQNARLSLMHAIYDSASIPRRRLLLSTGAANYRPPLERSKSAPKLGAIEESIEEEDEEDMGHSDDEDIDAIEGASVHLRPEEDGGGSSTVSETISDIVVDYDSSSEAASAGQDNYGLDDEFDGSSHYSSAFRHSDTLLYCPVPSLSPLTEQSKHEALVVAAEPGGVEGGGKNGVVNNCGGEDLGLLASLTRKLSFVAPTEESLTSDQPESLGSHCDSCSSSCGACSDPCDVAVEQEHLMSESDHIMNEDRSIINESSGPGKMVHMDGDNISEESGYSEDKDSLQNLDATKL